A window of Corvus hawaiiensis isolate bCorHaw1 chromosome 17, bCorHaw1.pri.cur, whole genome shotgun sequence contains these coding sequences:
- the LOC125334636 gene encoding beta-1,3-galactosyl-O-glycosyl-glycoprotein beta-1,6-N-acetylglucosaminyltransferase 7-like codes for MNPLHAKKSRFLVCVAVCTFIYTFFYLKVPLYEEPNDQKFQVKKAECGFYPDELCSALFVGKPAAFRIGNFCQKSYQSKPLSCIHTSCSCSTVLKTLHFITRPLSDEEGNFSLAYIITIHKELEMFVRLLRAIYMPQNIYCIHIDEKSPRDYKTAVQNIVNCFENIFISSKREHVVYAGFSRLQADINCMRDLVNSKVQWNYVINLCGQDYPLKTNKEIIQYIKSKWNGKNITPGIVQPLHIKHRTEVSYREYIHSGVPYVYPAKIRKAQPPHNLTIYFGSAYYILTKDFVEFTLSDARAKALLEWSRDTYSPDEHYWVTLNRLPDAPGATPNAGWQGDLRAIKWKDQEGASHKGCKGHYVRDICIYGLGDLQWIIESPHLFANKFEPARNPLAMECLERRLRLKALRQAQAPIEEHWRLQEHSHFNMQLDGGA; via the exons ATGAACCCACTTCATGCAAAGAAATCAAGATTTTTAGTGTGCGTTGCTGTCTGTACATTCATCTACACCTTCTTCTACCTAAAGGTTCCACTTTATGAAGAGCCAAATGACCAAAAATTCCAAGTCAAAAAAGCGGAGTGTGGTTTTTACCCAGATGAACTTTGCTCAGCTCTTTTTGTGGGGAAACCTGCAGCCTTTAGAATTGGAAACTTTTGTCAGAAGTCCTACCAGTCCAAACCACTCAGCTGCATTCAcacttcctgcagctgctccacagTCCTGAAGACTCTGCATTTTATCACCAGACCCCTGTCAGATGAAGAAGGAAATTTCTCCTTGGCGTACATTATTACAATTCACAAGGAGCTGGAAATGTTTGTGAGGCTGCTAAGAGCTATTTATATGCCTCAGAATATTTACTGCATCCATATTGATGAAAAGTCACCCAGAGATTATAAAACTGCTGTACAGAACATTGTTAACTGCTtcgaaaatatttttatttcctcaaaaAGAGAACATGTTGTTTATGCAGGGTTTTCAAGATTACAAGCTGATATTAACTGCATGAGAGACCTCGTTAACTCCAAAGTTCAGTGGAATTACGTTATTAACCTGTGTGGTCAAGATTACCCcctgaaaacaaataaagaaattataCAATACATAAAAAGTAAGTGGAATGGTAAAAATATCACTCCTGGGATAGTCCAACCACTTCACATAAAACACAGGACAGAGGTCAGCTACAGGGAATACATCCATTCTGGAGTGCCATACGTGTATCCAGCAAAGATCAGGAAAGCTCAACCTCCTCATAACCTGACAATATATTTTGGCAGTGCCTATTACATCCTCACTAAAGACTTTGTGGAGTTCACACTGAGTGATGCCCGGGCAAAAGCTCTGCTGGAGTGGTCAAGGGACACCTACAGCCCTGATGAGCACTACTGGGTCACCCTCAATCGTTTACCTG atgctCCAGGGGCTACACCCAATGCAGGCTGGCAAGGAGACCTAAGAGCCATTAAATGGAAAGATCAAGAAGGAGCCTCACACAAGGGCTGCAAAG GTCATTACGTCAGAGACATCTGCATCTACGGCCTGGGGGACCTGCAGTGGATTATTGAGTCCCCTCATTTGTTTGCCAACAAATTCGAGCCTGCACGGAACCCGCTGGCGATGGAGTGCCTGGAGAGGCGGCTGCGGCTCAAGGCGCTGCGCCAGGCTCAGGCGCCCATCGAGGAGCACTGGCgcctgcaggagcacagccacTTCAACATGCAGCTGGATGGGGGAGCTTAA
- the CASS4 gene encoding cas scaffolding protein family member 4 isoform X2, translating into MKHSLAKALYDNKAECSDELAFRRGDILTVLERHVLGSEGWWWCSLHGRHGLAPANRLQLLPATPAQSDQPTEPPAGHNIYQVPSVPKAAVLSATYEKMEGWVQAPATGSAAAAQAVYQVPALAAQLLSERTKRSVHQHLFTLPRACRASAPNIRGEVYDVPSAQRRGSLLTQSSATPPSTQKGSVLGRSTEIFQEEQKQLYNIPSNPEKAGAGSQKDSAAGNLYDVPPKRELNDSENKSQKKCRGHYNTLPNPRKSEWIYDIPVSPENSGFKANPPGQSVEKQVLYDIPPARYKAPATTTEAKAGNPQLYNIPPSQRKLTLPEIPLYDVPSSRDALPLPQNGSCEVPLSLLAPKAENQISGENVYDIPKGLPSAGHPKKEMENNSDGSGDQARGASPQLSGDTKSENDPFSVSSVDSRSSTLSSSSSSSAESFSTLSPLPEPVQEIKLELEEAIETLTRLQHGVSSSIASLMIFVSSKWRLQEHLEKSLEEIHRAVDHIKVSLGEFLAFAQGLKGNASNLTDNNLQARIKKQLEILMNSYKILTETREALNNCSWSLEALVLRKPQSNPDDLDRFVMVARTIPDDIKRFVSIIIANGKLLFRKSEKEQETKQPKVNPECKMAKQIPVPRRVEIESLQRNAPDKTIQSQVPLEKPEENSTEDCDYVQLQAQKVISGKEVAMKSTESNLKVLPCAKKTLNPSRQDLGRKIPLPEHCRLCFAALHKAIGVFTTSLRNQQPPEIFISHSKLIIMVGQKLVDSLCQETQERDARSDILHSSSRFCSLLKNLALATKTAALKYPNAEATRELWEQTEELAKYTQQFRAMMD; encoded by the exons ATGAAG cacagcctggccaaGGCGCTGTACGACAACAAGGCCGAGTGCTCGGACGAGCTGGCGTTCCGCAGGGGGGACATCCTGACGGTGCTGGAGCGGCACGTGCTGGGCAGCGAGGGCTGGTGGTGGTGCTCCCTGCACGGCCGCCACGGCCTGGCCCCCGCCAACCGCCTGCAGCTCCTGCCGGCCACCCCGGCCCAGAGTGACCAGCCCACGGAGCCGCCAGCGGGACACAACATCTACCAGGTGCCCTCCGTGCCCAAGGCCGCGGTGCTGTCGGCCACCTACGAGAAGATGGAGGGCTGGGTGCAGGCCCCGGCCACGGGCTCGGCCGCTGCGGCCCAGGCCGTGTACCAGGTGCCGGCCCTGGCGGCGCAGCTGCTCAGCGAGAGGACCAAGCGCTCCGTACACCAG CACCTGTTCACTCTGCCGAGAGCCTGCCGGGCTTCAGCCCCAAACATCAGGGGTGAGGTGTACGATGTCCCCTCCGCACAGCGCCGCGGGTCCCTGCTCACACAG AGCAGTGCCACTCCCCCCAGCACACAGAAGGGCTCCGTGCTGGGCAGATCCACTGAGATCttccaggaggagcagaagcagctttACAACATCCCCTCCAACCcagaaaaagcaggagctggcagccagAAGGACTCAGCAGCAGGCAAT TTATATGACGTCCCTCCCAAAAGAGAACTCAATGactcagaaaataaatctcaGAAAAAGTGCCGGGGCCATTACAACACTTTGCCAAACCCTCGGAAATCCGAATGGATCTACGATATTCCGGTATCCCCTGAAAATTCCGGATTCAAAGCAAACCCTCCTGGCCAGTCTGTGGAGAAGCAGGTGCTGTATGACATACCCCCAGCCAGGTACAAGGCTCCAGCCACAACCACGGAAGCCAAGGCTGGAAATCCACAGTTATACAACATTCCACCGAGCCAGCGGAAATTAACCCTTCCAGAAATCCCCCTTTACGACGTTCCATCCTCACGGGATGCGCTCCCCTTGCCACAGAACGGCAGCTGTGAGGTGCCCCTGAGTCTCCTGGCCCCCAAGGCTGAGAATCAGATCTCTGGGGAGAATGTTTATGATATTCCCAAAGGTTTGCCCAGCGCTGGGCACCCcaagaaagagatggaaaacaacAGCGATGGCTCTGGAGACCAAGCACGCGGCGCTTCTCCACAGCTCTCAGGGGACACCAAGTCAGAAAATGACCCTTTTAGTGTCTCTAGTGTGgacagcagaagcagcactcTCTCCTCATCCTCCAGCTCTTCTGCTGAGTCGTTTTCTACTCTGTCACCATTGCCAGAGCCTGTCCAAGAAATTAAACTGGAGCTGGAAGAAGCCATCGAGACCCTGACTCGGCTGCAGCACGGAGTGTCCAGCTCCATTGCCAGCTTAATGATCTTTGTGAGCAGCAAGTGGAGGTTGCAGGAGCACCTGGAGAAAAGCCTGGAGGAGATCCACAGAGCAGTGGACCACATAAAGGTGTCACTGGGAGAGTTCCTGGCTTTTGCTCAAGGCCTGAAGGGAAATGCCTCCAACCTCACTGATAACAACCTGCAGGCCAGGATTAAAAAACAGCTTGAAATCCTCATGAACTCCTACAAAATATTGACAGAAACAAGGGAAGCTCTCAACAACTGCAGCTGGTCCCTGGAGGCTTTGGTGCTCAGGAAGCCCCAGAGCAACCCTGATGACCTGGATCGCTTTGTTATGGTGGCCCGGACAATTCCAGACGATATCAAGAGGTTTGTGTCCATCATCATCGCCAACGGGAAGCTGCTCTTCAGGAAGAGTGAGAAGGAGCAAGAAACGAAGCAACCAAAAGTGAACCCAGAATGCAAAATGGCAAAACAAATCCCAGTGCCAAGAAGAGTAGAAATAGAGTCACTCCAGAGAAATGCTCCTGATAAAACCATCCAAAGCCAGGTCCCTTTGgagaaaccagaagaaaattcCACCGAGGATTGTGATTATGTCCAGTTACAG GCACAGAAAGTCATTTCAGGTAAAGAAGTAGCAATGAAGAGTACAGAGTCAAACCTGAAG GTTTTGCCATGTGCAAAAAAGACTCTGAATCCCAGCAGGCAGGACCTTGGCAGGAAAATCCCCCTCCCAGAGCACTGCAGGCTGTGCTTCGCTGCCCTGCACAAGGCGATCGGGGTGTTCACCACCAGCCTCCGCAACCAGCAGCCGCCCGAAATCTTCATCTCCCACAGCAAACTCATCATCATGGTGGGGCAGAAGCTGGTGGACTCTCTGTGCCAGGAGACCCAGGAGAGGGACGCCCGCAGCGAcatcctgcacagcagcagccgCTTCTGCAGCCTGCTCAAGAACCTGGCCCTGGCCACCAAAACCGCAGCCCTCAAATATCCCAACGCAGAGGCCaccagggagctgtgggagcagacGGAGGAGCTGGCCAAGTACACCCAGCAGTTCAGAGCCATGATGGACTGA
- the CASS4 gene encoding cas scaffolding protein family member 4 isoform X1 — protein sequence MTAMDAKPRSNTTAQHSLAKALYDNKAECSDELAFRRGDILTVLERHVLGSEGWWWCSLHGRHGLAPANRLQLLPATPAQSDQPTEPPAGHNIYQVPSVPKAAVLSATYEKMEGWVQAPATGSAAAAQAVYQVPALAAQLLSERTKRSVHQHLFTLPRACRASAPNIRGEVYDVPSAQRRGSLLTQSSATPPSTQKGSVLGRSTEIFQEEQKQLYNIPSNPEKAGAGSQKDSAAGNLYDVPPKRELNDSENKSQKKCRGHYNTLPNPRKSEWIYDIPVSPENSGFKANPPGQSVEKQVLYDIPPARYKAPATTTEAKAGNPQLYNIPPSQRKLTLPEIPLYDVPSSRDALPLPQNGSCEVPLSLLAPKAENQISGENVYDIPKGLPSAGHPKKEMENNSDGSGDQARGASPQLSGDTKSENDPFSVSSVDSRSSTLSSSSSSSAESFSTLSPLPEPVQEIKLELEEAIETLTRLQHGVSSSIASLMIFVSSKWRLQEHLEKSLEEIHRAVDHIKVSLGEFLAFAQGLKGNASNLTDNNLQARIKKQLEILMNSYKILTETREALNNCSWSLEALVLRKPQSNPDDLDRFVMVARTIPDDIKRFVSIIIANGKLLFRKSEKEQETKQPKVNPECKMAKQIPVPRRVEIESLQRNAPDKTIQSQVPLEKPEENSTEDCDYVQLQAQKVISGKEVAMKSTESNLKVLPCAKKTLNPSRQDLGRKIPLPEHCRLCFAALHKAIGVFTTSLRNQQPPEIFISHSKLIIMVGQKLVDSLCQETQERDARSDILHSSSRFCSLLKNLALATKTAALKYPNAEATRELWEQTEELAKYTQQFRAMMD from the exons ATGACAGCAATGGATGCAAAGCCCAGGAGCAACACAACTGCACAG cacagcctggccaaGGCGCTGTACGACAACAAGGCCGAGTGCTCGGACGAGCTGGCGTTCCGCAGGGGGGACATCCTGACGGTGCTGGAGCGGCACGTGCTGGGCAGCGAGGGCTGGTGGTGGTGCTCCCTGCACGGCCGCCACGGCCTGGCCCCCGCCAACCGCCTGCAGCTCCTGCCGGCCACCCCGGCCCAGAGTGACCAGCCCACGGAGCCGCCAGCGGGACACAACATCTACCAGGTGCCCTCCGTGCCCAAGGCCGCGGTGCTGTCGGCCACCTACGAGAAGATGGAGGGCTGGGTGCAGGCCCCGGCCACGGGCTCGGCCGCTGCGGCCCAGGCCGTGTACCAGGTGCCGGCCCTGGCGGCGCAGCTGCTCAGCGAGAGGACCAAGCGCTCCGTACACCAG CACCTGTTCACTCTGCCGAGAGCCTGCCGGGCTTCAGCCCCAAACATCAGGGGTGAGGTGTACGATGTCCCCTCCGCACAGCGCCGCGGGTCCCTGCTCACACAG AGCAGTGCCACTCCCCCCAGCACACAGAAGGGCTCCGTGCTGGGCAGATCCACTGAGATCttccaggaggagcagaagcagctttACAACATCCCCTCCAACCcagaaaaagcaggagctggcagccagAAGGACTCAGCAGCAGGCAAT TTATATGACGTCCCTCCCAAAAGAGAACTCAATGactcagaaaataaatctcaGAAAAAGTGCCGGGGCCATTACAACACTTTGCCAAACCCTCGGAAATCCGAATGGATCTACGATATTCCGGTATCCCCTGAAAATTCCGGATTCAAAGCAAACCCTCCTGGCCAGTCTGTGGAGAAGCAGGTGCTGTATGACATACCCCCAGCCAGGTACAAGGCTCCAGCCACAACCACGGAAGCCAAGGCTGGAAATCCACAGTTATACAACATTCCACCGAGCCAGCGGAAATTAACCCTTCCAGAAATCCCCCTTTACGACGTTCCATCCTCACGGGATGCGCTCCCCTTGCCACAGAACGGCAGCTGTGAGGTGCCCCTGAGTCTCCTGGCCCCCAAGGCTGAGAATCAGATCTCTGGGGAGAATGTTTATGATATTCCCAAAGGTTTGCCCAGCGCTGGGCACCCcaagaaagagatggaaaacaacAGCGATGGCTCTGGAGACCAAGCACGCGGCGCTTCTCCACAGCTCTCAGGGGACACCAAGTCAGAAAATGACCCTTTTAGTGTCTCTAGTGTGgacagcagaagcagcactcTCTCCTCATCCTCCAGCTCTTCTGCTGAGTCGTTTTCTACTCTGTCACCATTGCCAGAGCCTGTCCAAGAAATTAAACTGGAGCTGGAAGAAGCCATCGAGACCCTGACTCGGCTGCAGCACGGAGTGTCCAGCTCCATTGCCAGCTTAATGATCTTTGTGAGCAGCAAGTGGAGGTTGCAGGAGCACCTGGAGAAAAGCCTGGAGGAGATCCACAGAGCAGTGGACCACATAAAGGTGTCACTGGGAGAGTTCCTGGCTTTTGCTCAAGGCCTGAAGGGAAATGCCTCCAACCTCACTGATAACAACCTGCAGGCCAGGATTAAAAAACAGCTTGAAATCCTCATGAACTCCTACAAAATATTGACAGAAACAAGGGAAGCTCTCAACAACTGCAGCTGGTCCCTGGAGGCTTTGGTGCTCAGGAAGCCCCAGAGCAACCCTGATGACCTGGATCGCTTTGTTATGGTGGCCCGGACAATTCCAGACGATATCAAGAGGTTTGTGTCCATCATCATCGCCAACGGGAAGCTGCTCTTCAGGAAGAGTGAGAAGGAGCAAGAAACGAAGCAACCAAAAGTGAACCCAGAATGCAAAATGGCAAAACAAATCCCAGTGCCAAGAAGAGTAGAAATAGAGTCACTCCAGAGAAATGCTCCTGATAAAACCATCCAAAGCCAGGTCCCTTTGgagaaaccagaagaaaattcCACCGAGGATTGTGATTATGTCCAGTTACAG GCACAGAAAGTCATTTCAGGTAAAGAAGTAGCAATGAAGAGTACAGAGTCAAACCTGAAG GTTTTGCCATGTGCAAAAAAGACTCTGAATCCCAGCAGGCAGGACCTTGGCAGGAAAATCCCCCTCCCAGAGCACTGCAGGCTGTGCTTCGCTGCCCTGCACAAGGCGATCGGGGTGTTCACCACCAGCCTCCGCAACCAGCAGCCGCCCGAAATCTTCATCTCCCACAGCAAACTCATCATCATGGTGGGGCAGAAGCTGGTGGACTCTCTGTGCCAGGAGACCCAGGAGAGGGACGCCCGCAGCGAcatcctgcacagcagcagccgCTTCTGCAGCCTGCTCAAGAACCTGGCCCTGGCCACCAAAACCGCAGCCCTCAAATATCCCAACGCAGAGGCCaccagggagctgtgggagcagacGGAGGAGCTGGCCAAGTACACCCAGCAGTTCAGAGCCATGATGGACTGA
- the CASS4 gene encoding cas scaffolding protein family member 4 isoform X3 — translation MTAMDAKPRSNTTAQHSLAKALYDNKAECSDELAFRRGDILTVLERHVLGSEGWWWCSLHGRHGLAPANRLQLLPATPAQSDQPTEPPAGHNIYQVPSVPKAAVLSATYEKMEGWVQAPATGSAAAAQAVYQVPALAAQLLSERTKRSVHQHLFTLPRACRASAPNIRGEVYDVPSAQRRGSLLTQSSATPPSTQKGSVLGRSTEIFQEEQKQLYNIPSNPEKAGAGSQKDSAAGNLYDVPPKRELNDSENKSQKKCRGHYNTLPNPRKSEWIYDIPVSPENSGFKANPPGQSVEKQVLYDIPPARYKAPATTTEAKAGNPQLYNIPPSQRKLTLPEIPLYDVPSSRDALPLPQNGSCEVPLSLLAPKAENQISGENVYDIPKGLPSAGHPKKEMENNSDGSGDQARGASPQLSGDTKSENDPFSVSSVDSRSSTLSSSSSSSAESFSTLSPLPEPVQEIKLELEEAIETLTRLQHGVSSSIASLMIFVSSKWRLQEHLEKSLEEIHRAVDHIKVSLGEFLAFAQGLKGNASNLTDNNLQARIKKQLEILMNSYKILTETREALNNCSWSLEALVLRKPQSNPDDLDRFVMVARTIPDDIKRFVSIIIANGKLLFRKSEKEQETKQPKVNPECKMAKQIPVPRRVEIESLQRNAPDKTIQSQVPLEKPEENSTEDCDYVQLQVLPCAKKTLNPSRQDLGRKIPLPEHCRLCFAALHKAIGVFTTSLRNQQPPEIFISHSKLIIMVGQKLVDSLCQETQERDARSDILHSSSRFCSLLKNLALATKTAALKYPNAEATRELWEQTEELAKYTQQFRAMMD, via the exons ATGACAGCAATGGATGCAAAGCCCAGGAGCAACACAACTGCACAG cacagcctggccaaGGCGCTGTACGACAACAAGGCCGAGTGCTCGGACGAGCTGGCGTTCCGCAGGGGGGACATCCTGACGGTGCTGGAGCGGCACGTGCTGGGCAGCGAGGGCTGGTGGTGGTGCTCCCTGCACGGCCGCCACGGCCTGGCCCCCGCCAACCGCCTGCAGCTCCTGCCGGCCACCCCGGCCCAGAGTGACCAGCCCACGGAGCCGCCAGCGGGACACAACATCTACCAGGTGCCCTCCGTGCCCAAGGCCGCGGTGCTGTCGGCCACCTACGAGAAGATGGAGGGCTGGGTGCAGGCCCCGGCCACGGGCTCGGCCGCTGCGGCCCAGGCCGTGTACCAGGTGCCGGCCCTGGCGGCGCAGCTGCTCAGCGAGAGGACCAAGCGCTCCGTACACCAG CACCTGTTCACTCTGCCGAGAGCCTGCCGGGCTTCAGCCCCAAACATCAGGGGTGAGGTGTACGATGTCCCCTCCGCACAGCGCCGCGGGTCCCTGCTCACACAG AGCAGTGCCACTCCCCCCAGCACACAGAAGGGCTCCGTGCTGGGCAGATCCACTGAGATCttccaggaggagcagaagcagctttACAACATCCCCTCCAACCcagaaaaagcaggagctggcagccagAAGGACTCAGCAGCAGGCAAT TTATATGACGTCCCTCCCAAAAGAGAACTCAATGactcagaaaataaatctcaGAAAAAGTGCCGGGGCCATTACAACACTTTGCCAAACCCTCGGAAATCCGAATGGATCTACGATATTCCGGTATCCCCTGAAAATTCCGGATTCAAAGCAAACCCTCCTGGCCAGTCTGTGGAGAAGCAGGTGCTGTATGACATACCCCCAGCCAGGTACAAGGCTCCAGCCACAACCACGGAAGCCAAGGCTGGAAATCCACAGTTATACAACATTCCACCGAGCCAGCGGAAATTAACCCTTCCAGAAATCCCCCTTTACGACGTTCCATCCTCACGGGATGCGCTCCCCTTGCCACAGAACGGCAGCTGTGAGGTGCCCCTGAGTCTCCTGGCCCCCAAGGCTGAGAATCAGATCTCTGGGGAGAATGTTTATGATATTCCCAAAGGTTTGCCCAGCGCTGGGCACCCcaagaaagagatggaaaacaacAGCGATGGCTCTGGAGACCAAGCACGCGGCGCTTCTCCACAGCTCTCAGGGGACACCAAGTCAGAAAATGACCCTTTTAGTGTCTCTAGTGTGgacagcagaagcagcactcTCTCCTCATCCTCCAGCTCTTCTGCTGAGTCGTTTTCTACTCTGTCACCATTGCCAGAGCCTGTCCAAGAAATTAAACTGGAGCTGGAAGAAGCCATCGAGACCCTGACTCGGCTGCAGCACGGAGTGTCCAGCTCCATTGCCAGCTTAATGATCTTTGTGAGCAGCAAGTGGAGGTTGCAGGAGCACCTGGAGAAAAGCCTGGAGGAGATCCACAGAGCAGTGGACCACATAAAGGTGTCACTGGGAGAGTTCCTGGCTTTTGCTCAAGGCCTGAAGGGAAATGCCTCCAACCTCACTGATAACAACCTGCAGGCCAGGATTAAAAAACAGCTTGAAATCCTCATGAACTCCTACAAAATATTGACAGAAACAAGGGAAGCTCTCAACAACTGCAGCTGGTCCCTGGAGGCTTTGGTGCTCAGGAAGCCCCAGAGCAACCCTGATGACCTGGATCGCTTTGTTATGGTGGCCCGGACAATTCCAGACGATATCAAGAGGTTTGTGTCCATCATCATCGCCAACGGGAAGCTGCTCTTCAGGAAGAGTGAGAAGGAGCAAGAAACGAAGCAACCAAAAGTGAACCCAGAATGCAAAATGGCAAAACAAATCCCAGTGCCAAGAAGAGTAGAAATAGAGTCACTCCAGAGAAATGCTCCTGATAAAACCATCCAAAGCCAGGTCCCTTTGgagaaaccagaagaaaattcCACCGAGGATTGTGATTATGTCCAGTTACAG GTTTTGCCATGTGCAAAAAAGACTCTGAATCCCAGCAGGCAGGACCTTGGCAGGAAAATCCCCCTCCCAGAGCACTGCAGGCTGTGCTTCGCTGCCCTGCACAAGGCGATCGGGGTGTTCACCACCAGCCTCCGCAACCAGCAGCCGCCCGAAATCTTCATCTCCCACAGCAAACTCATCATCATGGTGGGGCAGAAGCTGGTGGACTCTCTGTGCCAGGAGACCCAGGAGAGGGACGCCCGCAGCGAcatcctgcacagcagcagccgCTTCTGCAGCCTGCTCAAGAACCTGGCCCTGGCCACCAAAACCGCAGCCCTCAAATATCCCAACGCAGAGGCCaccagggagctgtgggagcagacGGAGGAGCTGGCCAAGTACACCCAGCAGTTCAGAGCCATGATGGACTGA
- the CSTF1 gene encoding cleavage stimulation factor subunit 1, with amino-acid sequence MSGRRVAAACDRRQLPRGMGSMAAPLLDPRPLRLPFLEADSRLPSMCGRSMQQPSRRSVLRARPPPPLPPPPLDALRAPAAILGAERGRQKEGSAPPRQSLLTMYRTKVSLKDRQQLYKLIISQLLYDGYINIANGLINEIKPQSVCAPSEQLLHLIKLGMENDDSAVQYAIGRSDTVAPGTGIDLEFDADVQTMSPEASEYETCYVTSHKGPCRVATYSRDGQLIATGSADASIKILDTERMLAKSAMPIEVMMNETAQQNMENHPVIRTLYDHVDEVTCLAFHPTEQILASGSRDYTLKLFDYSKPSAKRAFKYIQEAEMLRSISFHPSGDFILVGTQHPTLRLYDINTFQCFVSCNPQDQHTDAICSVSYNASANMYVTGSKDGCIKLWDGVSNRCITTFEKAHDGAEVCSAIFSKNSKYILSSGKDSVAKLWEISTGRTLVKYTGAGLSGRQVHRTQAVFNHTEDYVLLPDERTISLCCWDSRTAERRNLLSLGHNSIVRCIVHSPTNPGFMTCSDDYRARFWYRRSTTD; translated from the exons AGCCGCCTCCCATCGATGTGCGGGCGCTCGATGCAGCAGCCTTCGCGGAGGAGCGTCCTGcgggcccggccgcccccgccgctgccgccgccgccgctcgaTGCGCTCCGCGCTCCCGCCGCCATCTTAGGGGCAGAGCGCGGGCGGCAGAAGGAAGGCTCG GCCCCCCCAAGGCAGTCCCTGCTCACAATGTATAGGACAAAAGTCAGTTTGAAAGACCGTCAGCAACTTTACAAACTGATAATTAGTCAGCTGCTCTATGATGGATACATCAACATTGCCAATGGCTTGATAAATGAGATCAAACCACAGTCTGTCTGTGCACCCTCTGAACAACTGCTGCACCTAATTAAGTTAG gCATGGAGAACGATGACAGCGCCGTCCAGTACGCCATCGGCCGCTCAGACACCGTGGCACCGGGCACCGGCATCGACCTGGAGTTTGACGCCGACGTGCAGACCATGTCCCCCGAGGCATCCGAGTACGAGACCTGCTACGTGACATCCCACAAAGGGCCCTGCCGGGTGGCCACCTACAGCAGGGATGGACAGTTAATAGCCACAGGGTCAGCTGATGCCTCCATCAAAATCCTGGACACCGAGAGGATGCTGGCCAAGAGTGCCATGCCCATTGAG GTCATGATGAATGAGACAGCCCAGCAGAACATGGAAAACCACCCAGTGATCCGGACTCTGTACGATCACGTGGATGAAGTGACGTGTTTGGCTTTCCACCCAACAGAACAGATCCTGGCATCTGGGTCGAGGGACTACACACTTAAATTGTTTGATTATTCAAAACCTTCTGCCAAAAGAGCCTTCAAGTATATCCAG GAAGCAGAGATGTTACGCTCCATTTCTTTCCACCCTTCTGGGGATTTCATCCTGGTGGGGACCCAGCACCCAACATTACGCCTGTATGACATCAACACCTTCCAGTGCTTCGTGTCCTGCAACCCCCAGGACCAGCACACGGACGCCATCTGCTCCGTCAGCTACAACGCCAGCGCCAACATGTACGTGACGGGCAGCAAGGACGGCTGCATCAAACTCTGGGATGGGGTCTCCAACCGCTGCATCACCACCTTTGAGAAGGCACACGATGGAGCTGAAGTCTGCTCTGccattttttccaaaaattcCAAGTATATCTTGTCCAGTGGGAAAGACTCTGTAGCTAAGCTCTGGGAGATATCCACTGGTCGGACGCTGGTGAAATACACAG GTGCTGGTTTGAGTGGCCGCCAAGTACACAGGACTCAGGCTGTGTTCAACCACACAGAAGATTACGTGCTGCTCCCAGATGAAAGGACCAtaagtctgtgctgctgggattccAGAACTGCCGAGCGCAGGAACCTCCTGTCCCTGGGGCACAACAGCATCGTGCGCTGCATCGTGCACTCGCCCACCAACCCCGGCTTCATGACCTGCAGTGACGACTACAGGGCCAGGTTCTGGTACAGGAGGTCCACGACAGACTAA